The window ATAAAGACATAGGAAGATAGGCAACAAGCCCAGAGATTCCGAGCATAAAAGGGGAAGAAGTTTTTTCGGCAAGCCACCAAATAAGTGCAAATTGAACGCCATGACTTCCCAACATTGAAATTGCCTGCCCTATGGCAACAGTAATAAACTGCGATTTCCATTTTTGTGTTTTTTCCATATCAAATTGTCCTCTCATTTTCAAAATATCTTTTCAAAATAGGGGACAATATCAAATGTGATAAGTCCCTTATTATGCTGCTGCCGACATCAAGCCACCTCCCTTCAAAAAATAATTGTCTCTTGTATCTACAATATGGCTTCTAAGTGTTTTTTTAGCCCATCACGATACTTTTTTGTTAAAATCAGATATTGCTGCTGTTCTTCTGCTGTCCATTCATTCCAGATTTTATTTTCAATTTCGTGCAGCGGATTTATTTTTTCTGATGAAAATTTCTTTCCTTTTTCGGTTAGACAGAGAATAGTATTTCTGCCTTTTCCTTGCTCCAAATATACGATTTCCTCTTTTTCTAATTTGCGAATAGCAGAGTTGATTGTTTGGCGACTAATACCTGTAAGTTTACTTATTTCACTTTGTAAACATTTTCCACCTTTTTCGCAAAGGACATATAAAATATTTTGAACACTATCTGAAATTCCCATTTTAACCGCAGCTTCATGGTATAAAGCGTTAATTTCTCCGGCTAAATAAGTATATTCCTCTGTTTTTAAGTAGTGCATAAATTCACCTCTTGTCCGATTTCGTACATAAATCATTATATCCGATTTCGTACATAAGTCAATAGTTTTTTTATTTTTTTGGAATAGTGTTGCCGTCTGCCAAATTTTTATTGTGCTTCTTTATTAACCATGAGCATTCGCGCCGGGGTTGTCGTTGCCGTAACCTTCCAGCAGGTTGATGACACCCCAAATACCGAGGCCAGCGCCGAGGGCGATAACAAGGGTCTGAAGAACGGTGATATTATCAATTCGATCCATACAGAGAAATTCAATTGGAAGCGGATCAGGTTCCGGCAATCAAGACTTTTTCGCAATCCATCGTCAAGTGGCTTGAGGAACATGGCACAGAAGAAAACCGTGTAATTCAGCAATATGGCCTGTCCTTTCCAAAGATCCGGCGTTTTGCGGATAAATTGGGTCATGTATGTGATGTGGCCATGGAGCATGGATACGGATTGTCCGGCCTGGGAGACTAAAATATATAAGCGAGGCGATCAAACAATGGCTCTGAGTTATGATGAAATGCAGCAGCTTTTTGAGCAGATAGGGTTCAAAGGCTTTTCCATGCGGCCGTATGATGCTGAAATGGAAAATCTTATTTCTGAGGCGGCGGAAGATAATGCAAAAGCATATCTGATAGATATCGTCCCCGGTGACCTTGAATTCGGACAGAATGATGGGATTGCCTTACTGGAAACGCATTATTATAAAGAGGCTAATATGGCTCGTCTGCTTCGTAAGTGGTTGGACATTGTTCTCCATTTTTCATGCTACTATCCGCTGGAGACTGTTCTGGTTACTGGCGTAGGCTTACCGGATATAGAAGATTTCAAAGAACAAACACCCAATGAAGAAGGATATTTCCTGGAAATCCCAATAGAATCCATCAATGACATGGATGAACTGTCTGACCTGGTGTTTCAAAAGACCTTTGGGACCATGAGATTTTTGTTCCCAACACTTGATATGGTGATTCATATTGAGACCGGCGAAGTATACAATGTTGTCACACTGAAGAAAATTACCGAAGAAAACCAGGCTGCCGTAGAACTCCTGCGGAAACTGGTGGAGGCCCAGGGATTATTTCTTGTGTAAAGAAGTATATGTGCATGTTGGTAGCATTTACACCAAGATATTTAGGGAGGAAACCTCACGATGAATCCTGAAAAAACACACTTGTATAAAAAAGAGTACCAGAAACCAATCGAGGAAGAAACGCTCCCCCAGAAAGGAAAATCAAAGACGGCTACTACCTCTGATAGCCGAAAAAGGTCTAAGCACAAACATAGATACAAAAAAATCATCTTACACTATGGTAGTGACTCGTTTTGTTGGGGTAGACAATGCGAAATTTGTGGTAGAGTGGATTCTACATATAAATCTTCTTATTGGAACTCCAAGGAATTTCAGGTAACCGGTGAGGGCTTATATGGAGAGTGGAGAAGTATTTGCCTTACTGAAATTCACAGAAGATATCCTGAATACACCATTATGACATTGGAACATGCAACATGGGTGGAATGGACAGGAGAAAACAATAAAGAGAAAAAAGAGATTTCCCATGGGTAACTGTATTTTTATCGCATCCGATACTCCCCTGCCCGAGGTCACACCATCGCAAGATTATCTGCTGCGTACCTATCATTACCGAAAGCTGGGAATTTTCACCCAAAGATACGCGCCCTTAACTTTATGAGCTGATGGAGATAGAAAATGAAGATTGAATTAAATGAACACGAAGCCCTCACCCTTTACAAGCTTCTTTGCCGCTGGGAGTCTACAGGGAAACTGACAGTTAAGGGCGAAGAAGAATCCAAAATGCTGTGGGATCTGCAATGTGCTCTAGAGAAGGAATTGGAACCGGTGAATGAGGCCATCACAAAAAGACTTGTTTGAAGAATGTTCAAGAACACAACTGCGAGTAAAGGACGATGAAATGATACTTCCAAGAGGAATTACTGGATTTTGGGGCACGGCCACTGCTCCACCGCCGCATTTGGACGAAAAAGCGTTCTGCCAGCTGTGCCACTCCATTGCCAAGGAAAACGGCGGGACTGTGACAGAATTGGACACAGATACCTACCCAAGAAACTTCTACTCTGCCCAGATCCGCAGACATGACGATGCCGTTTTTATTTTGCAGAACATCCACTATCCCTATGCCGCCTTTGCGCAGCGGGACGGTTTTGGCGGATTTGTTCTGATCAGTCAGCCCGAGTGGTTCCGGTTGCCGACAGGGTTGATGCATTTCCTGAGCCTTGCCGAGCTGAATCAAGATTGGCACAACTCGTGCGGAGAACTCAGCTCGGAAGAACTGGAACAGATCTGCTATTGGAGAGTACAAACAATCGGAGAAATCATATTTAATACATGGGACTGAGATTATGCGACGATAAATCAGAAATACGAGCTGATTGTCATGTTAAATTTTTTCAATCTCAAACGCTAATACAGTTATAGTGTATTAGCGTTTCTGTATGTATCTCTCGCTGCTCCGTATACTATGTCTTAACGGCACAGAAAGGAGCGGCGGAGACCGTATGATCGACAAACGCATAGGTGAACGGATCAAACAATGTCGTGAAAGATTGGGCCTGACGCAAGACCAGTTTGCAGAGCGGCTGGGCTTGACAACAAATTATATTTCCACCGTTGAAAGAGGCGCTTCATTTCCTCGCTGTGAAAAGTTGATCGCCATTATCAACGGACTTGAAGTATCCGCAGATGCAATTTTTTGCGATGTTATTACACACTCCAATGAATACCGGAGTGGCCAGCTTTCAGAGGAGTTGAAGCAACTTCCCCCAGAGGAGCAACAACGAATCTTAGAAATTGTAGAGCTGATGGTTCAGCAAGCGAAAAAGAAGTTAAAATGATTGATTTTGTGGGCTGCAAGGGAATCTTGTAGCCCATCGTCTTTTTTCGACATAATTATTTCCGTTTATGCTATACTATGTATTAGCGTTATAGAATAATTCTTTAATACATAGGAGGAGTTTGGCATGATAAAAAAATTTGTTGAACTATTTGGCGCATCAAAATCATCAGCTTATCGGAAGCCGTCCAATATCTACCAGCAGATGTGGATCGCTCTTTCTTCTATAATGAAACAGATAATAATTGTGATTCTGTCATATAGAGGAATGTCATGGCGCACCGCTGATATGGCTACTGATGCATTGCTTTCACACAAGTGCAATCGCAACTGCATCCAGATCGGAATGTACCTGATGAATGACTATTTACTTTTCAATGTGCTGTACAGCTGGCTTTCGCTGGCTGTGAGTAAATTGTAATAATTTTTGCTTCATATTTGAATTCACCAATGGTGAAAGTTTCACTGCGTTTTTTTCGTTTTACTTTCACCATTGGTGAAAGTTGCTGATTAAAGCGTTTTTTCAAATGTCAGGAACTGCTCTTTCATAAGTGCAAGCTGCTCTTTCAATTTGTCTCTATATAAATCGCAGCCTAAAATGATGTACTCCATTGACACATCAAAGAGGACAGACAATTCAATCAGCAGGTCAATAGAAATACCTTTAAAGCCAGTTTCAATTTTCGTCATCATGCTGTAGCTGAGGTTTAGCTTCTCAGCAAGCTGATCCTGTGTCATTCCTTTTTGCTTTCTGAGGTCAGCAATTCTCCTTCCGCACTCTTTCTGATCGTAATACATCTATGTATCCTCCGTTTTCTTGAAATTTGAAAATGAAACTTCAAGAAAACCGGCGGATCACGGCAGTGAATGCCCCCTGTAAAAACAAAAAGGCCGCACCTGTTCTCGCAAAAATGTGCAAGAACAGGTGCGGCACAAATAGCCACATCATCCAAATAACAAGTCCCCCGTCAGTTTGTTTTGTTGGCAAGTTGCTCTTGCCTTCAAAACATAACCAACGGGGGTTTTACGGACGGTGGTATGAAAGTTTTTACGGGTTGTTTGACGGTGTTATAGTGGTGTTATGACGAAATGGGGTGTTTTGCTGGTTTTCATCGGTGTTATGATGGTGTTATGGGTGCAGTATAATCTGCACCTGCTCTTCCAGCCTTTTTGCCAGCTCCTCATACTCCTCCGGCAGAAGATTACAGCGAGCCATTCGCAGTTCGCTTCTGGCCATTTCTGGATGCTTTAACCGATGCATGGCTACAATCATCCAAAAATACACATCCACGCTGTGCGGGCACAGGTGCATCGCTTTGGAAGCGTATTGCTGTATAGAAAGATAATCTTCAACCTGGTACAGCGACTTCATCAGCTCACTGACTGCCCCAAGATAGCGCATCTCTAACGAGACAACATTGGGCATGATCCAGTGCTCGTGTTTTGCACTTTGAAAAAGCGGCCCCCGGTAGAGATCAACAGCTTTCTTCAGATAATGTATCTTTTCCTCAATATCTATCGCCTTAATGGCAATGCTCCACTTTTTGTCAAACAGATGGAGGTCTGTGAAAATATTCAGCTTCGGATTCAGCTGGTATCCATTTGTGGTCGAGACAATCAAACGATATTCTGAAATGAGTCCAAAGGCGTGCTGTAAGCGGTATATGAGTCCCTTAATATTCTTTACTGCATTGTCTACATCCTCGTCCGGCCAAAGTGCATCCACGATTTCCCTTGGAGAACACGCACTCTTACGGGACATCAAAAGATAAACAAGCAGCCTGGATATTTTAGGAGATTTCAATTCATCTTCAGATAAAACTCCAGCCTTCGTTGTGATTTTCAAGTCCCCAAGAACAGTGATATATACATCCGTGTCATTCGTTATGCGGGGAGAGATGATCGTCAGTTTACGACTTTCCAACAGATGATACTCATTGATTAAGGAAACCAGCGCAAAGGTAAGCATACGCAGCAAACCAATCTGTTTCTGGAATCTTTTCGGATTTTTTAGCACAAGGAAACCTTTCGGTCCTTTCCAGAACGGTACTGAAATGGCGTAGTCAACTTGCAGACGCTGGCAAAGCACATACTCTTCCGGATAAATTTCCTTTATTGCTTCTGGGTCATCAATAATGACCAGTTCCTGCTTCTGCAAGCATTCGTACCAACGGCCACAACCATCCATCAGCTCAAATTCCTGAAGCAAAACAGACTGTGCCATCGCCCCAAGCTCTTTGTTGTACCACCAGAACGGAGTCCAAACGCCTACATCATTATCAATATCTAGAATGCCGCACCACTCTGCATCGTAGAATTCCAGTGCAACACGAAGCAAAATCATAGCAGCTTCTTTGGGGTCTACTGTATTTGACAGGCACTTATGCAATTCCTGAATTGTATTTTCGGCCTGAAGAGCATACTGGGCGTACTCTTCCTTGTCAAATTTCCTATTTCCTTCTGTTCCCAAATTATTGTCATTGAGTTGTCTTTCTGGCAATTCAATACCTCCTCGCTATGACATATATGAAAAAAACCGCAAAACTACCCTGACCCTGTTTCCAGGGCCCTGACAGCTTTACGGTTCAAAGTTGTTTATTGGTTTTGGCTGTCATATCAAGTACGATACTGGCAGTCAAGACAGCTTGCTAACGAAATGCAATTTGTGTATCCAGTTGTTTTGATACTTAATGGCATTCACAGGAGTTCATCTGTTCACAACAGATCAGCTGGTGTGTCTTGCACTGAAGATGTTATCAAGTACCATTCAATTGTAGCTATTATTTTGTGGCGCTCTTAGCCTTACGGAGTGCTGTTTTTGTTGCGTGAATGATTTCCAATATTGCCTGGAGTTCTGCCGCATCACAGTCCTCCAACTCTTCTGCGATGCTCTTGTCAAAAACAGGTTTTGCCTGTTCCAAGCTATCACAGAGCAGTTCATCAACAGAAACGGACAATGCATTTGCAATCTTAACGATAGTCGGCAGAGCCAACTTGGTCTTTCCTGTTTCTATATGGCTCATGTGAGAAGTAGTAAGGTCTGCACGGTAGGCGACTTCTGATTGTTGCCATCCCAACTTGTTGCGGGCAGCTCTGATACGCTGTCCAATTTTAACATAATCCACTTCATATGCGTCCATCGTTCCGATCACCTCCTTGTCCATACTCCTGAAATTTTATTCTATGGGCATTCTGACTTTTTGTCGATTTGGTATATGGTCACTCTGTCTATACAGAATAATTTCGGCTGATATTTTTTGCTGTACGGTCACTACATTGCCTGTATAACCAGTAACAAACAAAAAGAAGCCCAGCTACTGATGTTCAACATCTGTTTCTGGACTTCCTCTAACATCATAAGAAATTACTAGTAATTGGCCTGAGCTTAAAATAACCTTTTTCATGAATATAATTCTGAAGGCTTATTGGGCAAAATGCTACAAGCAGATTTTCAATTATATGCATATCGTAGATTTTTTAGAATTTTGAGAGTATATCTAATGTACACATTGACAAATCATACGACATTTTGTATATTATTAGCATTAGATGCTAATTAGGGAACGATGAATTGCGATTGAAAGTCCGATACTCTATGATAAAAAGTTAGATAAAAATTGTTATATTATACAGAAAGGATGTATAAACAACGACTTGAATACCTTTGACAAGCTTGATCTAATGATGACGTTAACTACTGAACTACCTGTTTTAAGGGCACGTCTTGGAATATCTCAAGAAACAATAGCACAAAACATAGGCTTATCGAGGCAGACATATTGCGCAATAGAAAACGGAACAAGAAAAATGACATGGACAATTTTTATGGCTCTAGTAGCTTTTTTCGACTTGAATGAGGCTACATCAGTCATGCTTGACCAAATCCCGTCATTTATTGAATCTATACGAGAGATTTTGCGAGAGAATAAATAATTGTCTTAATCGGTTAATATCGACCGTTTAGGAATAGAACATTTATTATAGGAGGAATCAATCATGGCAAAATCCGAATTTACCGGAAGAAGTAACAGCTACATCTTTGAGGATGCAGGCGGCATGCGGGATCAGCTTGAGCAGACCATCTTGAATGAGTTGCAGGCCAAGAAGTATCCTCTGAAGGCTACTATTTCTACGCTGAAGTCCGGCAAGGGACTGGCAGGTGCATTGTTTGGAAGCAAGGAGCAGTGTGTTGTCATTACCATTGATGACGAAGCTCAGATTGCAATTTCCAACACCACGGTTGGTACATATCTCTATGTGGAAGTGTACCTGATGGTTCAGCAGAAGCTCATTTCTTTTGCAGCCCTTTCTGCGGCTATCGGAGATGTCTTCAAGATGCAGTACCGGAACGCTGTGTTCTCTGCTGCTATCGAAGCAACCGAGTCTGCTTTTGCAAAGTTGGGTCTGAAGCAGTGCAATAGCGGTTACAAAGCAGATAAGAAAGAAACCAAGAGCGAGAACGGCTAACAATTATCAAAAGATTAAAATTATGGACGGGATGAGATATGTTCATGAATGTTATCTCGTTCCGTCCATAATTGTTGTGGGGAGGTTTTAAGAGTGGCAAAGATAAGTTTAATTTGCGAGCAATGCGGTGGTAACATCATTCTTGATGATTCCCACGAAATTGGAACCTGTGAAAATTGTTTTGCCCAGTTTGTTGTTAAGCAGGATCAAATCGTACAAAAGATTACACAGAATATTACCAAACACGTTTATGGGTATCAAGGAAAAGATGTGGAAGAATTATTAGCAGATGGATACAGATTACTTGACCTGGGGGATACTCGTACAGCAAATGCCAAATTTAGTCGTGCCATTGACATTGAGCCTGATTGTTGGAGTGCACACCTTGGATATGCCTCTACTGGTGGGAATCGTTCCGGATATTTATCTATGGTGCCTGAATACCGCAGAGCCTATAGCCTCGCTTCCACGGAGCAACAAGAAATCGATACTTTTGTTGATATGACTGGTTATCTTCCCGACAAGCATCTACGTTCTGCATTTGTTAGAGCTTTTAATATTGCTTCTAGCAAAGAACGTGTCAAGATCTTTAATCTTGTTTCTGGCGTTATCGGCTGTGATGAGTCTGAAATTGCCTCGTTGGCGGTAGATTTATGTCCAAATGACTGGAGAGCACTTTTCGCAATGGCAAAATTCAGGCAAATTAGGGCAAGATGGTGTGAATTGGAAGGGAATTTCTTCACAGGGAAGCATTTACCTAAAGCAGCACAAGAAGTTGTGGACATTTTCATGAAAGCGTATCGCTCTGCAAAAAGCGAAAACGAACAAGCAAAACAAACGATTATCTCGTATGTAAATTCCCTTGCGCAAGATAATTCTTACAAGGTATTTACGAACACTTTGCTTTCTCAAATTCAAAGAGAAGGTTAATTAAGGAGGGATTTGAATGGCCATTATTGATAGAATAAAATATGATGGACCAACCAATGGAGCGCAATGGCTAATTTATAAATGTCCCTCTGAAGAATTTGTCCTCGGCTCACAATTAATCGTCAATCAAGGGCAAGAAGCTTTGTTTTTCAAAGGTGGAGAGGCTCTTGACTTATTTGGCCCAGGTACGCATACATTGTCTACAGGCAATTTGCCGTTGTTAAAAAAAATAGTAAATTTGCCGTTCGGAGGCAAAACCCCATTTGCTGCTGAAGTTTACTACATAAACAAAACAGCTAATCTTAATATGAAATGGGGAACATCTACACCGATTCCCTTGGAAGATCCTAAATATGGTCTTATCTTAAACGTTGGTGCCCGTGGTCAGTACGGAATCACAATTACGGACTCTCGTTTGTTCGTATCTAAAATTATCGGTGCTGTTCCGAATGGTACGACGACCAATCCATTGATTATTTTAAGATACTTCAATGGTTTGATTAACTCGAAAATCAAATCTGTTACTGCTTCTTATATGATCCAAAAACAGATTTCCTTTCTCGAAATCTCTCAGTATTTGTCTGAATTGTCAGTAGCTTTCCAAGAAACTCTTAACGATGAATTTGAGCGTTTCGGTATTGAGCTGGTTAATTTCTACTGTGAGTCGATTGCACCAAAGCCTGAAGAATACGAAAAACTTCGTGGTTACAAGGAAGAATTAGCTCTCGGGCAGGGCTTCTACCAACAACGCCGTTCTCTCGATATTCTCGAAAAACTTGCAGAAAATCCGTCTGCCGGTGGCATTGCTAATGCAGGTATAGGCTTGGGCATGGGGCTAGGTGCCGCCGGACAATTTGGAAATGTATTTTCTGGAATAGGGCAAAATTTGAATACAACTCCAACCAACGATACTATAACTTGTCCAAAATGCGGTGCTACAAACAATACAACCATGAAATTCTGCGGTAGTTGCGGAAGCAAACTATCCGCTACTATTATATGTCCGCACTGTGGTAAAGAAGTCCCTGACGGCATGAAGTTCTGCGGCGAATGCGGACAACCTATTGGCGCACAAAAATGTCCTTCCTGTGGTTTTGAAAATAAGCCTGGGATGAAGTTCTGTGGTAACTGCGGAGGAAAATTGTAAACATTATTTATAGAGGTGGTGAAAAGATGGCTAAATCCAAGAATAATTCGATGTCGGATTTCTTGGTAACGTTCTTCGTTGAAGATCGAGCAATTTCACGGATGCTGAGCGATGTCCTGAAAAACAGAAGTAATCATCTGTTTCTGGAAACTCTTGGACTTCCCACCGGCTTTGCTATTCCTTTTTCAAGGGAAGAAGGAGAGGCATCTGTCATTTATACTTTGAAACAAGACTACGACAATAACTATGAAGTAACGCTAAATGGTCATCCTTGCAATGACCGTGTGATACATAGTGGAGACTATTTTGTATTTAAGAATAACGATAATAACAAAGTAGTTAAAACCCTGTTCATTGCCACCTCGGATATACAAGTAGGCTATAAAAAATACAAGCTGTCGAACGATACCAATATTTTCATAGGGCGTACTCCACTTAATGATATTTCGTATGACTTTAGTGACTTTGTTTCAAGAGAAAAACACGCAGCAATTCGTATCGACGGCAACGGGAACGCATTTATTGAGGATTTGAAACGAAGCGTAGGCATTTATGTAAATGGTCGCCTTACTCATTCACAGCAGCTGAAACCCTTTGATGAAGTTTTCATCATGGGGCTTTCAATCATTTACATGGGTGACTTCATAGCTGTCCGTAGCCTAAGGACTGAAAGTACGCAACCGTTGATGACATCTTTTTTGACAAAAATCCCCATCGACGATACGCAAGAAAAGAAATATTTTGTCAGCACCCCTCGCATTCTGAAATCATTGGATAGTGACGAAGTTGAAATTGATGCACCCCCCAGCCCATTTACCGTAGATAAAACCCCCGCAATTCTAACTTTGGGGCCAAGCCTTACCATGTCCATGGTGATGTTGGCAAGTTTGGGAGTATCTGTTACAAACGCAATCAGTGGTGGTGAATTATCTACAATTGTTGCTAGTGGTATGATGGCAGTAGGTATGCTGTTAGGTTCGCTAATGTGGCCTTCTTTGCTTAGAAGTTATCAAAAAAGACGAACCCTGGCAGAAGAAGCTCACAGGAAAAGCAGGTATTCATCGTACATCGCTGACATTGAAAAAGGCTTAGTTGCTAAACGGGAACGTGCCGTTCGGCTTCTGAACGACTCGTTATGTCCTTCCCCTGAACTCCTTTGCTCTATGCTTGATAATGAAAGCAACAAACTCCGTTTGTGGGAACGTTCCTATGAGGATGGTGACTTTCTTGCTATCCGTATGGGGTTAGGTAACAGACCTTTTGAAGTTAAATTAAAAATCCCAAAGCAAGGATTTCAGTTGTATGAGGACGAACTTCGCAATTTGCCGGCTGAGCTTTCAAAGAAGTACGGTATTTTAAGCAATGTACCTTTGACCATTGATATTCGCACTAACCATACAATTGGCGTTATCGGGAGTCAGAAAAATATCCGTACTATTCTTTATGAGACCATCTTGAATATCATTTCCCTTCATTCCTACGACGAAGTGAAGCTAGTGCTCGTTACTTCTCCAAAACAAGCACATGTATTTGATGATTTCAAGAATGTACCTCATATTTGGAGCAACGACAAAAAAATCAGATTTTTTTCTACCAATCCTGATGAGGTTCACTTCATTTTTAACATCATTGACGAAACGATTAAGGAACGTGAAGGGGCTGAGGGCCGAGATAATCCCATCGTCCCTCATTTTGTTGTGATTGTTACGGAGCCTCATTTAATTGAAAAAGAAGCTCTGCTCAGATACATGAATGATGCTGATAATCAAGTTGGCATTACTACCATTTTTGCATACGGCGATGTAACAAAGCTGCCCAAATCCTGCAAAACCATTATTCAAAGCGATGATACTCGCACGGGATACTACATAAAAAACAAAAATGCTAACCGCTTTATCCCGTTTGCTCTTGATAGCATAGAAACAAGTCGCATTCGTTCTTTTGCAAATGAACTATCTCGATTGCCGATCAAAAGAGATTCTCGCTCTCTGGGCATCGTTGATCGAATCTCGTTCTTGCAAATGTACAAGGCAGGCAATGTTAGTGAGCTTGGTATTGAAAGTCATTGGGACAATGACAATTCCGCAAAATCGTTGGCTGCACCAATAGGTGTTATGGCAGGCGGTGAGGTATTTAGCCTGGATCTGCATGAAGCATATCATGGATGTCATGGTCTTGTTGCCGGCACTACCGGTTCCGGTAAGAGTGAATTTTTGCAGGCATTTATCTTGTCACTGGCAATTAACTACAGTCCGAGAGAAGTTGCTTTCGTTCTGGTAGACTTCAAAGGTGGAGATATGGCAAGACCGTTTATGGCCAAGCCTTTTGCTCCAGCACTTCCACACCTGTCAGCAACAATTTCTAATTTGTCAGGGAACATTCTATACCGTGCATTGGTTTCCTTGGAAGCGGAGATAAAATCTCGCCAACGCATTTTTAATGAAGCTGCAGCGGTACTTGGTGTGGATAAGCTGGACATCAACTCCTACCACAAATATTACAAAGGAGGCCGTCTTGACACACCCCTACCACATCTCATCATTATTATTGACGAATTTGCACAGCTGAAAACACAGCAACCGGAATTTCTGGCTCAACTCATCAATGTGGCTCAGGTTGGCCGAAGTCTTGGAATCCATTTGATCCTGGCTACACAGAAGCCAAGCGGGATCGTTGATCCACAAATCATGAGCAACTCCCGTTTCCGAGTTTGCTTGAAAGTAGCGGATAAGCAGGACAGCATTGACCTGATTAACAAGCCGGATGCTGCCATGATCAAAAACCCTGGTCGTCTGTATCTGCAGGTTGGTTATGATGAAATTTACGAGTGCATTCAATCTGGTTACAGCGGAGCCGATTATGT of the Intestinibacillus sp. Marseille-P6563 genome contains:
- the essC gene encoding type VII secretion protein EssC is translated as MAKSKNNSMSDFLVTFFVEDRAISRMLSDVLKNRSNHLFLETLGLPTGFAIPFSREEGEASVIYTLKQDYDNNYEVTLNGHPCNDRVIHSGDYFVFKNNDNNKVVKTLFIATSDIQVGYKKYKLSNDTNIFIGRTPLNDISYDFSDFVSREKHAAIRIDGNGNAFIEDLKRSVGIYVNGRLTHSQQLKPFDEVFIMGLSIIYMGDFIAVRSLRTESTQPLMTSFLTKIPIDDTQEKKYFVSTPRILKSLDSDEVEIDAPPSPFTVDKTPAILTLGPSLTMSMVMLASLGVSVTNAISGGELSTIVASGMMAVGMLLGSLMWPSLLRSYQKRRTLAEEAHRKSRYSSYIADIEKGLVAKRERAVRLLNDSLCPSPELLCSMLDNESNKLRLWERSYEDGDFLAIRMGLGNRPFEVKLKIPKQGFQLYEDELRNLPAELSKKYGILSNVPLTIDIRTNHTIGVIGSQKNIRTILYETILNIISLHSYDEVKLVLVTSPKQAHVFDDFKNVPHIWSNDKKIRFFSTNPDEVHFIFNIIDETIKEREGAEGRDNPIVPHFVVIVTEPHLIEKEALLRYMNDADNQVGITTIFAYGDVTKLPKSCKTIIQSDDTRTGYYIKNKNANRFIPFALDSIETSRIRSFANELSRLPIKRDSRSLGIVDRISFLQMYKAGNVSELGIESHWDNDNSAKSLAAPIGVMAGGEVFSLDLHEAYHGCHGLVAGTTGSGKSEFLQAFILSLAINYSPREVAFVLVDFKGGDMARPFMAKPFAPALPHLSATISNLSGNILYRALVSLEAEIKSRQRIFNEAAAVLGVDKLDINSYHKYYKGGRLDTPLPHLIIIIDEFAQLKTQQPEFLAQLINVAQVGRSLGIHLILATQKPSGIVDPQIMSNSRFRVCLKVADKQDSIDLINKPDAAMIKNPGRLYLQVGYDEIYECIQSGYSGADYVPTKTYMPDEEITVQMTDNTANPIHSAKIDLSGGKSDKTQLEAVVAEIVSLGQKKGLAAKPLWLDMLPEKIALHTLKVGKKGLCSATIGLVDFVRTQEQKPLSIDFAKTGHVGLYGASGTGKTTFLQTLVYSMVCGYRYTPEELNLYAMDFGGRNLGYLADLPHTGGVVFADDESKLTELASVLHGIIDERKRIFSDNNCGTFADYRAISKKPLPAILVLIDNFASFRDHYMDIADSFIDIISSGKTFGVYFVITGSTRNSIYYKVTEHISTYFTLKMNDPSNYLDIHNMRPPVTPEDISGRGITVVNKEIVEFQTAVAFDSETEAERVTAITQSYCDLAEKWHGYEPLRLDSSVDGPDDSYETSISYYTPLSRSNPPESIIDDSRNLVLGTSKSGALTYGLTLSEDYKVCACASSAEQLMTFYGAVLSNAAQYSNRHLIFIDDDRQIFASIVEACPSCQYISGSTALDSFIEALKPELNARLEEPAKQHEQLFIVISEFNDFFNMITDEQAVFMRKVFQYIDSPQYGICFLCGFNVNGEKSNDRLFMSLVVNAENYILCPNCYETASAKIETLPLVSDVKSHSCYFCLKEKNVEIRW